A DNA window from Paraburkholderia sp. IMGN_8 contains the following coding sequences:
- a CDS encoding MFS transporter translates to MQATNLGGAQAVTPRPLGRSDYKTLGLAALGGALEFYDFIIFVFFAPAIGQLFFPAAMPDWLRQVQTFGIFAAGYLARPLGGIIMAHFGDLFGRKRMFTLSVLLMSVPTLMMGLLPTYASIGVLAPVLLLLFRVMQGAAVGGEVPGAWVFVSEHVPQRHVGYACGTLTAGLTAGILLGSLIASAVNRHFAPAEISAYAWRIPFLVGGVFGMFSVYLRRWLHETPVFAELKQRKAIAAEVPLKAVLRDHGRAVIVSMLLTWMLSAAIVVVILMTPTLLQKQFHIAPATALLANCVATLCLTIGCVMAGSIAGRIGAGRTIFIGGLALAVSYYVMFQQLAVDPSALVPLYAVAGFFVGVIGAIPFVMVKAFPPVVRFSGISFSYNVAYAVFGGLTPIAVSLMMKSNPMAAPLYVGALCVVGALTTFFIKDAPRTQTR, encoded by the coding sequence ATGCAAGCAACAAATCTGGGTGGAGCACAGGCTGTCACTCCACGCCCTCTTGGGCGCAGCGATTACAAGACGCTCGGCCTCGCCGCGCTGGGCGGGGCGCTGGAGTTTTACGACTTCATCATCTTCGTGTTCTTCGCGCCGGCGATCGGTCAACTATTCTTCCCGGCCGCGATGCCGGACTGGCTGCGCCAGGTGCAGACCTTCGGCATCTTCGCCGCGGGCTATCTGGCACGGCCGCTCGGCGGCATCATCATGGCGCACTTCGGCGACCTGTTCGGCCGCAAGCGCATGTTCACGCTGAGCGTACTGCTGATGTCGGTGCCGACGCTGATGATGGGCCTGTTGCCCACCTACGCCAGCATTGGCGTGCTTGCGCCGGTGCTGCTGCTGTTGTTCCGCGTGATGCAAGGCGCGGCGGTCGGCGGCGAAGTGCCGGGCGCATGGGTATTCGTTTCCGAGCACGTGCCGCAGCGGCACGTCGGGTATGCGTGCGGCACGCTGACGGCCGGTCTCACGGCCGGCATCCTGCTCGGCTCGCTGATCGCCTCGGCGGTGAACCGCCATTTCGCACCGGCGGAGATCTCCGCCTACGCGTGGCGCATCCCGTTCCTGGTGGGCGGCGTGTTCGGCATGTTCTCGGTTTATCTGCGCCGCTGGCTGCATGAAACGCCGGTGTTCGCCGAACTCAAGCAGCGCAAGGCGATTGCCGCAGAAGTGCCGCTCAAAGCCGTGTTGCGCGACCATGGCCGCGCCGTGATCGTGTCGATGCTGCTCACGTGGATGCTGTCGGCGGCGATCGTCGTGGTGATTCTGATGACGCCGACGCTGTTGCAGAAGCAGTTTCATATCGCACCGGCCACCGCGCTGCTGGCCAATTGCGTGGCGACACTGTGCCTGACGATCGGCTGCGTCATGGCGGGCTCGATTGCTGGCCGGATCGGCGCGGGACGCACGATTTTCATCGGCGGCCTGGCGCTGGCGGTGTCGTACTACGTGATGTTCCAGCAGCTTGCCGTCGATCCGTCGGCGCTGGTGCCGCTGTACGCCGTGGCGGGTTTTTTCGTCGGCGTGATCGGCGCGATTCCGTTCGTGATGGTCAAGGCGTTCCCGCCGGTCGTGCGGTTCTCGGGCATCTCGTTCTCGTATAACGTCGCCTATGCGGTGTTCGGCGGCCTCACGCCGATCGCCGTGTCGCTGATGATGAAGTCGAACCCGATGGCCGCGCCGCTGTATGTCGGCGCGCTGTGCGTCGTTGGTGCTTTGACCACGTTCTTCATCAAGGATGCGCCGCGGACACAAACGCGTTGA
- a CDS encoding response regulator transcription factor — MRIAILQCDPAQRQSIERIVMQAGHTCMSYDDGLTMSKALAHSTVDLLVLDWQGTRLSGAEVLRSVRAVSGDRLPVLFASAETSEERVVRAFTGGADDYVGLPVRPGEFRERITALLRRAYPDRFSTAGFDVGPYHFDARRQLVMLRGQPVPLSGTQYRLASLFFSNIGRVMSRDHIFAMVWGRELREFTRTIDSHVSRLRLLLEIEPQNDFRLQPVYKSGYRLLHLPQGEGGAVKQAA, encoded by the coding sequence ATGCGTATTGCCATCCTCCAGTGTGACCCCGCGCAGCGTCAGTCGATCGAGAGGATCGTCATGCAGGCCGGACACACCTGCATGAGTTACGACGACGGTCTAACCATGTCGAAAGCGCTTGCTCATTCCACAGTTGATCTCCTCGTGCTGGATTGGCAGGGCACACGCTTGTCCGGCGCCGAAGTGCTGAGGTCGGTGCGGGCGGTGAGTGGTGACCGCCTGCCGGTCCTGTTCGCTTCGGCCGAAACGTCGGAGGAGCGTGTAGTGCGCGCTTTCACCGGTGGAGCGGACGACTACGTCGGGCTGCCGGTGCGCCCAGGCGAGTTCCGCGAGCGCATTACCGCGCTCTTGCGCCGCGCCTATCCGGACCGTTTCAGCACGGCGGGCTTCGATGTCGGCCCGTACCATTTCGACGCCCGTCGCCAGCTCGTCATGCTGCGCGGGCAGCCGGTGCCGCTATCGGGTACGCAATACCGGCTGGCGTCGCTGTTCTTTTCCAATATCGGTCGCGTGATGTCGCGCGATCATATTTTCGCGATGGTGTGGGGCCGCGAATTGCGCGAGTTCACGCGCACGATCGACAGCCACGTATCGCGCCTGCGCCTGTTGCTCGAAATCGAGCCGCAAAACGACTTCCGCCTGCAACCGGTGTATAAGAGCGGCTATCGGCTGCTGCATCTGCCGCAAGGCGAGGGCGGCGCGGTGAAGCAGGCCGCCTGA
- a CDS encoding dihydrodipicolinate synthase family protein, giving the protein MAHIWEGVLPAVTTKFNADFSIDHAWTGKNIEAQIEAGVDGIIVCGSLGEASTLSLDEKLQVLDIAVDTSRGRVPVLLTIAENSTLDACRQAEAGSRRGAAGFMVLPGLRYLSDRRETLHHFRSVADASALPLMIYNNPLAYGVDMTPKMFAEIADEKKIVAIKESCGDVRRVTDLINVVGDRFAILCGVDNLAMEAILMGAHGWVAGLVCAFPRETVAIYKLLKAGRLEEARAIYRWFAPLLALDVSPKLVQNIKLAEAIVGLGTEPVRPPRLPLIGDEREAVEALIRRSLETRPALPSL; this is encoded by the coding sequence GTGGCGCATATCTGGGAAGGCGTATTGCCCGCAGTCACTACCAAATTCAACGCGGATTTCAGCATAGACCATGCGTGGACCGGCAAAAATATCGAAGCGCAGATCGAGGCGGGGGTGGACGGCATCATCGTGTGCGGATCGCTCGGCGAGGCGTCGACACTCTCTCTGGACGAAAAGCTGCAAGTACTCGACATCGCCGTCGACACCTCGCGCGGCCGCGTGCCGGTTCTGCTGACGATCGCCGAAAACAGCACGCTCGACGCCTGCCGTCAGGCCGAAGCCGGCAGCCGGCGAGGCGCGGCCGGTTTCATGGTGCTGCCGGGGCTGCGTTATCTGTCCGACCGGCGCGAGACGCTGCACCACTTCCGCAGCGTCGCCGATGCCAGCGCACTGCCGCTGATGATCTACAACAATCCGCTCGCATATGGCGTCGACATGACGCCCAAGATGTTCGCCGAAATCGCCGACGAAAAGAAAATCGTCGCGATCAAGGAATCATGCGGCGATGTGCGGCGCGTGACCGATCTGATCAACGTGGTCGGCGACCGCTTCGCGATTCTGTGCGGCGTCGATAACCTGGCGATGGAAGCAATACTGATGGGCGCGCATGGCTGGGTGGCCGGTCTCGTGTGCGCATTTCCGCGCGAGACGGTAGCGATCTACAAGTTGCTGAAGGCGGGCCGCCTTGAAGAAGCCCGCGCAATCTATCGCTGGTTCGCGCCCTTGCTCGCGCTCGACGTGTCGCCGAAGCTGGTGCAAAACATCAAGCTGGCCGAGGCGATCGTCGGACTCGGCACGGAACCGGTGCGGCCGCCGCGCCTGCCGCTGATCGGCGACGAACGCGAGGCTGTGGAAGCGCTGATCCGCCGGTCGCTCGAGACGCGTCCGGCGTTGCCGTCGCTTTGA
- a CDS encoding 4-hydroxyproline epimerase — MDVMKTLNIIDSHTGGEPTRLVVSGGPDLGGGTLAQRLDVFRTRFDDWRAGIVTEPRGSEVVVGALLCEPDDPACAAGVIFFNNVGYLGMCGHGTIGLVVSLAHMGRIGPGRHRIETPVGVVEATLNEDGSVAVRNVPAYRYRKGVQVDVPDYGTLSGDIGWGGNWFFLVAEHARVLEAAHIGELTAFSSAIRDALIAQRITGADGALIDHVELFGPGSRDGIDSRSFVLCPGNAYDRSPCGTGTSAKVACLAADGKLAEGAVWRQESIIGSVFEASYRHADDGVSVIPTITGHAHIMAEGRLCFDERDPFAWGIRTA; from the coding sequence ATGGACGTCATGAAAACCTTGAACATCATCGACTCGCACACCGGCGGTGAACCGACCCGCCTGGTGGTGTCGGGTGGGCCGGATCTCGGCGGCGGCACGCTGGCGCAACGCCTCGACGTGTTTCGCACGCGTTTCGACGACTGGCGCGCGGGCATCGTCACCGAACCGCGCGGCTCCGAAGTGGTGGTCGGAGCGCTGCTGTGCGAGCCGGACGACCCGGCGTGCGCGGCGGGCGTGATCTTCTTCAACAACGTCGGCTATCTCGGCATGTGCGGACACGGCACGATCGGCCTTGTCGTCTCCCTTGCGCACATGGGACGGATCGGGCCGGGGCGCCATCGGATCGAGACGCCGGTCGGCGTTGTCGAAGCGACACTGAACGAGGACGGCAGTGTTGCCGTGCGCAACGTGCCAGCTTATCGGTACCGCAAAGGCGTGCAAGTAGACGTGCCGGATTACGGCACGCTGAGCGGCGACATTGGATGGGGCGGCAACTGGTTTTTCCTTGTCGCCGAACATGCGCGCGTGCTGGAAGCCGCGCACATCGGCGAATTGACTGCATTCAGTTCGGCGATTCGCGACGCATTGATCGCGCAGCGCATCACGGGAGCGGATGGTGCTTTGATCGACCACGTCGAACTCTTCGGACCAGGCTCGCGCGACGGCATCGACAGCCGCAGCTTCGTGCTGTGTCCGGGCAACGCGTACGACCGCTCGCCATGCGGCACCGGCACGAGCGCGAAAGTTGCCTGCCTCGCCGCCGACGGCAAGCTGGCCGAAGGCGCGGTGTGGCGCCAGGAAAGCATCATCGGCAGCGTGTTCGAGGCAAGCTATCGCCACGCCGACGATGGCGTTTCGGTGATTCCGACCATCACCGGCCACGCGCACATCATGGCCGAAGGGCGCCTGTGTTTCGACGAGCGCGATCCGTTCGCATGGGGCATCCGCACGGCATGA
- a CDS encoding FAD-binding oxidoreductase, translating into MTADAVIVGAGIVGAACAAELAALGMRVDVLDEQGVGGGATAAGMGHIVVMNDSPAEFALSRYSRELWLELAPQLRPCDAFARCGTLWVAADDEEWQAACTMQAAFAAQGVAAELLDAAALRECEPALAEPMAGGLRIEHDSIVYAPTVAQWLLTQSPGAANIRVRLGAQVTAIGVHGVTLADGERVSAAHVIVANGLGAQRLAPWLPLQAKKGHLLITDRYPALIRHQLLELGYIKSAHHATGTSVAFNAQPRPTGQLLIGSSRQFDTTDPAVEMPVLAQMLQRAARYLPVLPTLNGIRAWTGFRAASPDGLPLIGPAGDCAPGVWLAVGHEGLGVTTSLATAKLLAAQITASAAPIFVEPYLPARFTKRDCHD; encoded by the coding sequence ATGACAGCGGACGCGGTGATTGTCGGGGCGGGCATTGTCGGCGCGGCCTGCGCGGCGGAGCTGGCCGCGCTCGGCATGCGGGTCGATGTGCTGGACGAGCAGGGCGTCGGCGGCGGCGCGACCGCGGCGGGCATGGGCCATATCGTCGTGATGAACGATTCGCCGGCGGAATTTGCGCTGAGCCGCTATTCGCGCGAGTTGTGGCTGGAACTGGCGCCGCAGTTGCGTCCTTGCGATGCATTCGCGCGCTGCGGCACGCTGTGGGTCGCAGCGGACGACGAGGAATGGCAAGCCGCGTGTACGATGCAGGCCGCGTTTGCCGCACAGGGCGTCGCCGCGGAACTGCTCGACGCGGCTGCGTTGCGCGAGTGCGAGCCGGCGCTGGCGGAGCCGATGGCAGGCGGCTTGCGGATCGAGCACGACAGCATCGTGTATGCGCCCACGGTCGCGCAGTGGCTGCTGACGCAATCGCCGGGCGCGGCGAATATCCGTGTGCGGCTGGGCGCGCAAGTCACCGCGATCGGCGTGCATGGCGTGACGCTCGCCGATGGCGAGCGCGTGAGCGCGGCGCACGTGATCGTCGCGAATGGGCTCGGCGCACAGCGGCTCGCGCCGTGGCTGCCGTTGCAAGCGAAGAAGGGCCATCTGCTGATTACCGACCGCTATCCCGCGCTGATTCGTCATCAGCTGCTCGAGCTCGGCTATATCAAGAGCGCGCATCATGCGACCGGCACGTCGGTGGCGTTCAATGCGCAACCGCGGCCTACGGGCCAACTGCTGATCGGCTCGTCGCGCCAGTTCGATACCACCGATCCCGCTGTCGAGATGCCGGTGCTCGCGCAAATGCTGCAACGTGCCGCGCGCTATCTGCCGGTACTGCCCACGCTCAATGGCATTCGCGCGTGGACCGGCTTTCGCGCGGCGTCGCCGGACGGTTTGCCGCTGATCGGTCCGGCCGGCGATTGCGCGCCCGGTGTCTGGCTGGCCGTCGGCCACGAGGGGCTGGGTGTGACGACGTCGCTCGCCACCGCCAAGCTGCTCGCCGCGCAAATCACGGCGAGCGCCGCGCCGATTTTTGTCGAGCCGTATCTGCCGGCGCGATTCACCAAACGGGACTGTCATGACTAA
- a CDS encoding (2Fe-2S)-binding protein, producing MTNSMMAGGAQVRLTIDDRPIDVEAGTTVAAALVMAGIRGTRTSVGGQPRAALCGMGVCQECRVTIDGRQHALACQTLCHDGQTVHTSITGFTGTR from the coding sequence ATGACTAACTCGATGATGGCCGGCGGCGCGCAGGTTCGCTTGACGATCGACGATAGACCTATCGACGTCGAAGCCGGCACCACAGTCGCCGCCGCGCTCGTCATGGCCGGGATACGCGGCACGCGGACTTCGGTCGGCGGCCAGCCGCGCGCAGCGCTGTGCGGCATGGGCGTGTGCCAGGAATGCCGCGTCACAATCGACGGCCGGCAGCATGCGCTGGCGTGCCAGACGCTTTGCCACGACGGGCAAACCGTGCACACGAGCATCACGGGCTTCACGGGCACACGATGA
- a CDS encoding FAD-dependent oxidoreductase — MKQHFDIVVVGAGPAGLNAARAAAREGASVAVLDDNPRAGGQIWRQGPGHAPQAPLHTLLAALHMQGNVTLWPSTRVIAPLAPRGLLLESAGHGGVCVTYERLILATGARERLLPFGGWTLPGVSGAGALQALIKGGMPVRGERIVIAGSGPLLLAALATARAAGAHVVAVVEQASAAKVARFGASLFAEPVKLWQAARLTRGFAGLRYWTGSVVREAQGDGRVERVTIRRGKRDVTLDCDRIACGYGLLPNITLAQALGCEISDAGEIVVDSEQRTSIDGVLAAGECTGIGGVELARVEGEIAGVVASHVTGSRAELHTQCTERARWRRFGKRVEAAFALQDAARATPADTTLLCRCEDVSIGEVRAYPNWREAKLHTRCGMGACQGRICGAAASLYFGWQAAAPRPPFSPAQIGTLMAVSAEPPPSE; from the coding sequence ATGAAACAGCACTTCGATATTGTCGTCGTCGGTGCCGGTCCGGCTGGGTTGAATGCTGCACGTGCGGCGGCGCGCGAGGGCGCGTCTGTCGCGGTCCTCGACGACAATCCGCGCGCGGGCGGACAGATCTGGCGACAGGGGCCCGGACATGCGCCGCAAGCGCCGCTACACACGTTGCTTGCCGCCTTGCACATGCAAGGCAACGTCACGCTATGGCCTTCGACCCGCGTGATCGCGCCGTTGGCCCCACGCGGTTTGCTGCTCGAATCGGCCGGGCACGGCGGTGTGTGCGTCACCTATGAGCGATTGATCCTGGCGACCGGTGCGCGCGAGCGCCTGTTGCCGTTCGGCGGCTGGACGCTGCCCGGCGTGAGCGGCGCGGGCGCGCTGCAGGCGCTCATCAAAGGCGGCATGCCGGTGCGCGGTGAACGGATCGTGATTGCCGGCAGCGGTCCATTGCTGCTTGCCGCGCTAGCCACCGCGCGCGCCGCCGGGGCGCATGTGGTGGCGGTGGTCGAACAGGCATCGGCGGCGAAGGTCGCACGCTTCGGCGCGTCGCTGTTCGCCGAGCCCGTGAAGTTGTGGCAAGCCGCTCGCTTGACGCGCGGTTTTGCGGGCTTGCGTTACTGGACCGGCAGCGTCGTGCGGGAGGCGCAAGGTGACGGTCGCGTCGAGCGCGTGACGATCCGGCGCGGCAAACGCGACGTGACGCTGGATTGCGACCGCATCGCGTGTGGCTATGGACTCCTGCCGAATATCACGCTCGCGCAAGCGCTAGGATGTGAGATCAGCGATGCGGGCGAGATCGTCGTCGACAGCGAGCAGCGGACTTCGATCGACGGCGTGCTGGCCGCCGGCGAATGCACGGGCATCGGCGGCGTGGAGCTGGCGCGCGTGGAAGGCGAGATCGCAGGCGTCGTGGCAAGCCACGTCACCGGAAGCCGCGCCGAGCTGCACACGCAATGTACTGAGCGTGCGCGATGGCGGCGTTTCGGAAAGCGCGTCGAAGCGGCGTTTGCATTGCAGGACGCCGCGCGCGCCACGCCCGCCGACACCACGCTGCTCTGCCGTTGCGAAGACGTGAGCATCGGCGAAGTGCGCGCCTATCCGAACTGGCGCGAGGCCAAGCTGCATACGCGCTGCGGCATGGGGGCGTGCCAAGGAAGAATCTGCGGCGCGGCGGCGAGCCTGTATTTCGGCTGGCAAGCCGCCGCGCCGCGCCCGCCGTTCAGTCCGGCGCAAATCGGCACGTTGATGGCGGTGAGTGCCGAGCCGCCGCCGTCTGAATGA
- a CDS encoding AraC family transcriptional regulator — protein sequence MNTLAHPLEADDATLSGMLSHFTLLEPVFDAMPDVVFFVKDAQARYALVNRTLASRCGYKEKAALLGKTAEDVFPRRFGRIYTAQDKAIINVGNQMIDQLELHLYPGRQPGWCLTCKQPLRDAAGKVVGLAGISRDLKADEGSHPAYSRLAAVVQSIQENYVQPLNLKQLAAMADMSVAQLERYFHKVFHLTPRQVLLKTRLDAATALLVSHDKVTDVAALCGYTDHSAFTRQFKATVGVTPTEYRMLLHGTARS from the coding sequence ATGAACACGCTGGCTCATCCGCTCGAAGCTGACGACGCAACGCTGTCCGGCATGCTGTCGCATTTCACGCTGCTCGAGCCGGTGTTCGACGCGATGCCGGACGTCGTGTTCTTCGTCAAGGACGCGCAGGCGCGCTATGCGCTGGTCAACCGCACGCTGGCTTCCCGGTGCGGCTACAAGGAAAAAGCCGCGCTGCTCGGCAAGACCGCCGAGGACGTGTTTCCGCGCCGCTTCGGCCGCATCTACACCGCGCAGGACAAAGCGATCATCAACGTCGGCAACCAGATGATCGACCAGCTGGAATTGCACCTTTATCCGGGCCGCCAGCCCGGCTGGTGTCTGACCTGCAAACAGCCGTTGCGCGATGCGGCGGGCAAGGTGGTCGGCCTTGCCGGCATTTCGCGCGATCTGAAAGCGGACGAGGGCAGCCATCCCGCGTATAGCCGGCTCGCCGCGGTGGTGCAGTCGATCCAGGAAAACTACGTGCAGCCGTTGAATTTGAAACAGCTCGCGGCGATGGCGGATATGTCGGTGGCGCAACTCGAACGCTACTTTCACAAAGTGTTTCATTTGACGCCGCGCCAGGTGTTGCTGAAAACACGTCTCGACGCCGCCACCGCGCTGCTGGTTTCGCATGACAAGGTCACCGACGTTGCCGCGCTCTGCGGCTACACCGACCATAGCGCCTTTACACGGCAATTCAAGGCGACCGTCGGCGTGACGCCGACCGAGTACCGGATGCTGCTGCACGGAACCGCGCGAAGCTGA
- a CDS encoding TIM barrel protein: MQRSIATVSISGTLVEKLTAIQAAGFEGVEIFENDLLYFDGSPADVKRIADDLGLKIMLFQPFRDFDGVSAERLARNLDRAKRKFDVMHELGTDRILVCSNVSPDTICDDALMIDQLGALARSAEAAGVIAGYEALAWGKHVKTYRHAWKLVNAVDHPNLGLVLDSFHTLSLSDSVEAIADIPGDRIAFVQIADAPKLAMDVLEWSRHYRCFPGQGDFDLAGFTAQVVKTGYQGPLSLEIFNDGFRAAPTAITAADGHRSLLFLEEQTRALLESAQQPVGQLYQSPAAPAHVGYQFLEFAVDHATRAQLVDWLGKLRFRQAGQHRSKDVTLYQHGAASIVLNAEPDSFANAFFQQHGLSLCASAFRVDDANQAFERAAGFGYAPFSGQIGPNERVLPAVQAPDGSLNYFVDEAPDQPTLFEADFVLTDINGPSEVGPLTRIDHVCLSVPANSLDTWVLFLRTAFGFEAEPGVLVPDPYGLVRSRALRSHDGSVRIALNASVDRHTAVAEALHTYHGSGLNHVAFSTGDIFSAIPEFVADGVPVLRIPRNYYDDLAARYALPDETLDALRAHNILYDRDERGGEFFHAYTELLDQRFFLEIVERRGGYDGYGAANAAVRLAAQAQRRK, translated from the coding sequence ATGCAACGTTCGATTGCCACCGTGTCGATCAGCGGGACCCTGGTCGAAAAGCTGACCGCGATTCAGGCGGCGGGCTTCGAAGGCGTCGAGATCTTCGAGAACGATCTGCTGTATTTCGACGGCTCGCCCGCCGACGTGAAGCGCATTGCCGACGATCTCGGGCTGAAAATCATGCTGTTCCAGCCGTTCCGCGATTTCGACGGCGTGAGCGCGGAGCGCCTCGCGCGCAATCTCGATCGGGCGAAGCGCAAGTTCGACGTGATGCACGAACTGGGCACGGACCGCATTCTGGTGTGCAGCAACGTGTCTCCCGACACCATTTGCGACGACGCGCTGATGATCGATCAGCTAGGCGCACTGGCCCGCTCGGCCGAAGCAGCCGGCGTGATCGCCGGTTATGAAGCGCTGGCCTGGGGCAAACATGTGAAGACGTACCGGCACGCGTGGAAGCTCGTCAACGCGGTCGATCATCCGAATCTCGGGCTCGTGCTCGACAGCTTTCACACGCTGTCGCTGAGCGATTCGGTGGAGGCGATCGCCGACATCCCGGGAGATCGCATTGCCTTCGTGCAGATCGCGGATGCGCCGAAGCTGGCCATGGACGTGCTCGAATGGAGCCGCCACTACCGCTGCTTTCCGGGCCAGGGCGACTTCGATCTGGCGGGCTTTACCGCCCAGGTCGTCAAAACCGGCTACCAGGGGCCGCTTTCGCTCGAAATTTTCAACGACGGTTTTCGCGCCGCGCCGACCGCGATTACCGCCGCGGACGGCCACCGCTCCCTGCTGTTCCTCGAGGAGCAAACCCGGGCGCTGCTCGAATCCGCGCAGCAGCCGGTCGGGCAGCTTTATCAGTCACCCGCCGCGCCCGCGCACGTCGGCTATCAGTTCCTCGAATTCGCCGTCGACCACGCGACCCGCGCGCAACTCGTCGACTGGCTCGGCAAGCTGCGTTTTCGCCAGGCCGGCCAGCATCGCTCGAAAGATGTGACGCTGTATCAGCACGGTGCGGCGTCGATCGTGCTGAACGCCGAACCCGATTCGTTCGCCAACGCGTTCTTCCAGCAGCATGGTTTGTCGCTGTGCGCGTCGGCCTTTCGCGTCGACGATGCGAACCAGGCGTTCGAACGCGCCGCCGGCTTCGGTTACGCGCCGTTCTCGGGCCAGATCGGTCCGAACGAGCGCGTATTGCCCGCCGTGCAGGCGCCCGACGGCAGCCTGAACTATTTCGTCGACGAAGCGCCGGACCAGCCCACGCTGTTCGAAGCCGATTTCGTCCTCACCGACATCAACGGTCCAAGCGAAGTGGGTCCGCTCACCCGCATCGACCATGTCTGTCTGTCGGTGCCGGCCAATTCACTGGATACTTGGGTGCTGTTTCTGAGAACCGCCTTCGGTTTCGAAGCCGAGCCCGGCGTGCTCGTGCCGGATCCTTACGGGCTGGTGCGCAGCCGCGCGCTGCGCAGCCACGACGGCTCGGTGCGCATCGCGCTGAATGCGTCGGTGGACCGTCACACGGCGGTGGCCGAGGCGTTGCACACCTATCACGGCTCCGGGCTGAACCACGTCGCGTTCAGCACTGGCGACATCTTCAGCGCGATCCCCGAATTCGTCGCCGACGGCGTGCCGGTGCTGCGCATCCCGCGCAATTACTACGACGACCTCGCCGCCCGCTATGCGCTGCCGGACGAGACGCTTGACGCGCTGCGCGCACACAACATCCTGTACGACCGCGACGAACGCGGCGGCGAATTCTTCCACGCTTACACAGAGTTGCTCGACCAGCGTTTTTTCCTCGAAATCGTCGAACGGCGCGGCGGCTACGACGGCTATGGCGCGGCCAATGCGGCCGTGCGCCTCGCGGCGCAGGCGCAGCGCCGCAAGTAG
- the aroQ gene encoding type II 3-dehydroquinate dehydratase, which produces MSFASVLVLNGPNLNLLGTREPAIYGSETLDDVARLCRDAGERLDLSIDFCQSNAEHQLIDWLHAARTKVDGIVINPAAYTHTSVAIADALSAIEKPVIEVHISNVHRREAFRHHSFVSAVAEAVIIGCGTQGYVLALERMAAILKNRAAK; this is translated from the coding sequence GTGAGTTTTGCATCAGTGCTGGTCCTCAACGGACCGAATCTCAATCTGCTGGGCACGCGCGAGCCGGCCATCTACGGCTCGGAAACACTCGACGACGTCGCGAGACTTTGTCGCGACGCGGGCGAGCGGCTCGACCTGTCGATCGACTTCTGTCAGTCGAACGCCGAGCATCAGCTGATCGACTGGCTGCATGCGGCGCGCACCAAGGTCGACGGCATCGTGATCAATCCGGCTGCTTATACGCATACGTCGGTGGCGATCGCCGACGCGCTCTCCGCGATCGAAAAACCTGTAATCGAAGTGCATATTTCAAACGTGCATCGGCGCGAGGCGTTCCGGCATCACTCGTTTGTATCGGCGGTGGCCGAGGCTGTGATCATCGGCTGCGGCACGCAAGGTTATGTGCTCGCGCTGGAGCGGATGGCGGCCATTCTTAAGAATAGGGCGGCTAAATGA
- a CDS encoding shikimate dehydrogenase: MNTKSYLVGLIGSGIGGSLSPAMHEEEGSRLGLHYVYRRIDLEALKLDATALPDLLVAAERMGFNGLNVTYPCKQSVIPLLDELSDDARALGAVNTVLLKDGKRIGHNTDWSGFARAFQRGLPDVSLERVVQLGAGGAGAAVAHAALTMGAKTLTLFDVDATRAASLAAELQKRFPASTVSAEGSLAESLKAANGLIHATPTGMAKLPGLPLPVELLHRDLWVADVVYFPIRTALLQAAEALGCRTLSGGGMAVYQAVDAMRIFTGLEPDAERVYTHFQSLLEG; the protein is encoded by the coding sequence ATGAACACGAAGTCTTATCTTGTCGGCTTGATCGGTTCGGGCATCGGCGGCTCGCTGAGCCCCGCGATGCATGAGGAAGAGGGCAGCCGGCTCGGCTTGCACTATGTCTACCGGCGCATCGATCTGGAAGCATTGAAGCTCGACGCCACAGCGCTCCCCGATCTGCTCGTTGCGGCTGAGCGCATGGGTTTTAACGGCCTGAACGTCACGTACCCGTGCAAGCAGAGCGTCATCCCGCTGCTCGACGAGCTGTCCGACGACGCGCGCGCGCTCGGCGCCGTGAACACGGTTTTGCTTAAGGACGGTAAACGCATCGGCCACAACACTGACTGGTCTGGTTTCGCCCGCGCGTTTCAGCGCGGTTTGCCGGATGTGTCGCTGGAGCGCGTTGTCCAGCTGGGCGCGGGCGGCGCCGGCGCGGCGGTTGCCCATGCCGCGCTGACGATGGGCGCGAAAACGCTCACGCTGTTCGATGTGGATGCTACGCGCGCCGCGTCGCTCGCCGCGGAATTGCAAAAACGCTTTCCCGCGTCGACCGTGAGCGCCGAGGGCTCGCTTGCCGAGTCGCTGAAAGCCGCCAACGGCCTGATTCACGCAACGCCCACCGGGATGGCGAAATTGCCCGGCTTGCCGTTGCCGGTCGAATTGCTGCACCGCGACTTGTGGGTCGCCGACGTCGTCTATTTCCCGATTCGCACCGCGTTGTTGCAGGCGGCCGAAGCGCTCGGCTGCCGCACGCTGAGCGGCGGTGGCATGGCGGTCTATCAGGCGGTCGACGCAATGCGCATTTTCACCGGACTGGAACCGGACGCCGAGCGCGTGTACACGCATTTCCAGTCGTTGCTGGAAGGCTAG